A stretch of the Neptunomonas phycophila genome encodes the following:
- the nadN gene encoding NAD nucleotidase, with translation MSFYRHPRLAPIALAVTMAALTGCNNSKDDESTLSLRVVHINDHHSHLQSESASLTIDGVETDVTLGGFPRVVSMINQLSNSSDPVLKLHAGDAITGDLYYTLFKGEADAALMNQVCFDAFELGNHEFDDGDSGLVSFLDDLNSGNCNTTVLGANVVPEVGVSPLAQNTSTDYIQPYLIKSYGDQKVGIIGLDIASKTKNSSSPDATTEFLDETATAQSYIDELKEQGINQIILLTHYQYENDLTLAANLTDVDVIVGGDSHTLLGNEFEDFGLNPAGPYPTQVTNKDGNPVCVVQAWQYSYVVGELNVEFNNEGNIESCTGQPHLLLGNEFSRDDINGDSVSVTGNELAAIESSIEASPVLDIVEEDATSATILEGYSEQVDVLKTTVIGSSNDDLCLERIPGQGQSTLCSTSETQSQGSDISNLVALAFKTMSITSDIAIQNAGGVRTDIAMGDITIGDAYTLLPFANTLSELSMTGAEIIAVLEDAYDYALSPDGSTGAYPYASGLRWDVDSSQTKGNRFTNVQVKLKDEAVWRAIDETETYTVVTNNYIAQGRDGYDTFGVISAQGRVVDTFLDYAQSFVDYVEEQGSISKLPSSEYSTQMFYDTDGNLQ, from the coding sequence ATGAGCTTTTATCGTCACCCTCGCCTCGCACCTATAGCACTTGCTGTCACAATGGCTGCTTTAACAGGCTGCAACAACAGCAAGGACGATGAATCCACATTGTCACTGCGAGTCGTCCATATCAATGATCACCATTCACACCTACAAAGCGAGTCAGCTTCTTTGACGATCGACGGTGTAGAAACCGACGTAACACTTGGTGGATTCCCACGTGTTGTGAGCATGATTAATCAACTCAGCAACAGCAGCGATCCAGTGTTAAAACTTCATGCTGGCGACGCAATTACTGGCGACTTGTATTACACCCTATTTAAAGGTGAAGCTGACGCTGCACTCATGAATCAAGTCTGTTTCGATGCTTTTGAACTGGGCAATCACGAATTTGATGACGGGGACAGCGGTCTTGTCTCTTTTCTTGACGACCTAAATAGCGGTAACTGCAATACCACTGTATTGGGCGCCAACGTAGTTCCCGAGGTCGGTGTTTCACCTTTAGCACAAAACACCTCAACTGATTACATTCAGCCCTACCTCATCAAAAGCTACGGAGATCAAAAAGTAGGCATCATCGGGTTAGACATTGCTTCTAAAACGAAGAATTCATCAAGCCCTGATGCTACAACCGAGTTTTTAGACGAAACCGCTACCGCTCAGAGCTACATTGACGAACTTAAAGAACAAGGGATTAATCAGATTATTTTGTTAACTCATTATCAATACGAAAATGATTTAACATTAGCGGCTAACCTTACAGACGTAGACGTTATTGTAGGCGGCGACTCTCACACCTTACTGGGTAACGAATTTGAAGACTTTGGTTTAAACCCAGCAGGCCCATACCCTACCCAGGTTACCAACAAAGATGGCAACCCGGTATGTGTTGTTCAAGCATGGCAGTACTCCTATGTTGTTGGCGAGCTCAACGTTGAATTTAACAACGAAGGTAATATCGAATCCTGTACTGGGCAGCCGCATTTATTACTCGGCAACGAGTTTTCGCGCGACGACATTAATGGTGATTCTGTAAGCGTAACTGGCAACGAGCTTGCTGCTATCGAATCCAGTATTGAAGCATCTCCTGTACTCGATATCGTTGAAGAAGACGCGACATCCGCTACTATCCTGGAAGGCTATTCTGAGCAAGTCGACGTACTTAAAACAACGGTGATTGGCAGTTCGAATGACGACCTATGTTTAGAACGCATACCAGGTCAGGGACAGAGCACTCTTTGTTCCACTAGCGAAACGCAGTCTCAAGGTAGCGATATTTCTAACCTTGTTGCACTGGCCTTCAAAACAATGAGTATTACGTCTGACATCGCCATCCAGAATGCCGGTGGTGTTCGCACTGATATCGCCATGGGTGACATTACCATCGGTGATGCTTACACTTTATTACCATTTGCCAATACACTGTCCGAACTAAGCATGACCGGCGCAGAAATCATTGCTGTCCTTGAAGATGCTTATGACTACGCATTGTCCCCCGACGGATCTACTGGTGCCTACCCTTATGCATCCGGCTTACGTTGGGATGTCGATAGTTCTCAAACGAAAGGGAACCGCTTTACCAATGTGCAAGTGAAGCTTAAAGACGAGGCCGTGTGGCGTGCTATAGATGAAACGGAAACTTACACCGTTGTCACCAATAACTATATTGCCCAAGGTCGCGATGGTTACGATACATTTGGCGTTATTTCCGCACAAGGACGCGTTGTCGATACCTTCTTAGACTACGCTCAATCGTTTGTTGATTATGTCGAAGAGCAAGGCAGTATCAGCAAGCTACCTAGTAGCGAATACAGCACGCAAATGTTTTATGATACCGACGGCAATCTTCAATAA
- a CDS encoding putative bifunctional diguanylate cyclase/phosphodiesterase, translated as MSTVKSTLPSKDSIEIIFFISGYYQPEAGIFSVDADSDPFLGFIPNQWQQPHFIDSLIHPDDMQSWSQLTAQGSESGTKGSRVLRIKDASAQYCLVTLQLTCEVPSNPRLLLSIQSFPKMEQAIRYSLSENSPVLVSEQANHYLNIVGVIIFTLDKAGCITLLNRFACRLLGVTHQEAIGLNWFDCFIPEADRDAARLAFSNLMKGEHAPNQEVERPIVNSRGETRLIRWYNQVLTTAEGDRYGILSSGTDITEQRQSEQALAKAEERSRLLLENSKEGIFGIDLDGLITFINPAAINMLGFSFDELILQDGHALFHHSDRLGRKISADECMMLSAARDDHSYRVDSDVLWRKDGSCFPVEYWSSPIKQQDMIIGSVVTFHDITHRKQAEEQIRYLAFHDALTGLPNRRLFQDRFEHELLLNRRSGHICALHMMDIDHFKEINDTRGHPVGDALLVEVSRRISKLLRAEDTFARLGGDEFAILQSDVRDPVDVAAMAEKIIQCFSVVFELNSHVIKTSISSGVVVCDKDLSVDEWISRGDIALYRAKENGRSCYAFYQSEMTDLVKRDAELAHLLGSAQIRQQLYVEYQPQYSCRTRALEGGEALLRWRHPEQKIISPQVFIAIAEKRGMIDDIGLWVAQQVCNDASRWFSNQLEFGRISFNLSPVQLRSEEGMKALLQQVDESKVPLSCFEIEITESAYMDASPQTLALLDSYVSEGMGLAIDDFGTGYSSLVALRKLSVSRLKIDQSFVKDMLLDPNEALIVSATVSLGHALGLNVVAEGVETEEQLEKLCSLGCDSAQGYYLNRPMSAECFESLLQQKKQ; from the coding sequence ATGAGTACTGTAAAATCGACGTTACCAAGCAAAGATTCAATAGAAATCATTTTCTTTATATCAGGGTATTATCAACCTGAAGCTGGTATTTTTTCTGTCGATGCTGACTCAGACCCATTTTTAGGCTTTATTCCTAATCAGTGGCAGCAACCTCACTTCATTGACAGCTTAATTCATCCTGATGACATGCAAAGCTGGTCTCAACTCACCGCGCAAGGCTCAGAATCTGGCACTAAGGGTTCCCGAGTTCTTCGGATAAAAGATGCCAGTGCTCAATATTGCTTGGTCACTTTGCAGTTGACTTGCGAAGTGCCTTCAAACCCCCGTTTATTATTATCTATCCAGTCTTTTCCTAAAATGGAGCAGGCTATTCGGTACAGTCTCTCTGAAAATTCACCTGTGCTAGTTTCAGAGCAAGCCAATCATTATTTGAATATTGTTGGTGTCATTATTTTTACGCTTGATAAAGCAGGTTGCATCACATTGTTAAATCGATTTGCCTGTCGTTTGTTGGGGGTAACGCACCAAGAAGCGATCGGCCTAAATTGGTTTGATTGCTTCATTCCAGAGGCCGATAGAGATGCTGCCCGCTTAGCGTTTTCAAATTTAATGAAAGGGGAACACGCGCCTAATCAAGAGGTTGAGCGCCCTATTGTGAACAGTAGAGGGGAAACCCGCTTAATTCGCTGGTATAACCAAGTGCTCACGACGGCTGAAGGTGATCGGTACGGCATTTTATCATCAGGGACTGACATTACTGAGCAGCGACAATCAGAGCAGGCGTTGGCAAAAGCGGAAGAGCGATCTCGTTTATTACTCGAAAATAGTAAAGAAGGTATTTTTGGGATCGATTTAGATGGGCTTATTACCTTTATCAACCCAGCGGCAATCAATATGCTGGGCTTTTCGTTTGATGAACTCATCCTGCAAGATGGACATGCTCTTTTTCATCATTCAGACCGTTTAGGTCGCAAAATTAGTGCTGATGAGTGCATGATGCTAAGCGCAGCTAGAGATGACCATAGTTATCGCGTGGATTCTGATGTGTTATGGCGCAAAGATGGAAGCTGCTTTCCTGTAGAGTACTGGAGCTCTCCGATTAAACAACAGGATATGATTATAGGATCTGTTGTTACTTTCCATGATATTACTCACCGCAAGCAGGCTGAAGAGCAGATTCGCTACTTGGCGTTTCATGATGCACTGACGGGGCTGCCTAACCGTCGATTATTCCAGGATCGGTTTGAACACGAGTTGTTATTAAATCGCCGTTCTGGCCATATTTGTGCGTTGCACATGATGGACATCGATCACTTTAAAGAGATTAACGATACTCGTGGGCATCCAGTCGGTGATGCGCTTTTAGTGGAAGTTTCCCGCCGAATATCTAAATTGCTGCGTGCCGAAGATACCTTTGCACGTTTGGGAGGTGATGAATTTGCTATTTTGCAAAGTGATGTTCGTGACCCTGTAGATGTTGCGGCAATGGCGGAGAAAATTATTCAGTGTTTCTCAGTTGTCTTTGAGCTCAATAGCCATGTCATTAAAACCTCAATTAGTTCGGGGGTTGTTGTTTGCGATAAAGACTTATCGGTCGATGAATGGATCTCCAGAGGAGATATCGCACTCTATCGAGCAAAAGAGAACGGTCGCTCGTGTTATGCATTTTATCAAAGCGAAATGACCGATTTGGTAAAGAGGGATGCCGAGCTGGCTCACCTGCTAGGGAGCGCGCAAATCCGCCAGCAGCTTTACGTCGAATATCAGCCGCAGTACTCATGCCGGACGCGAGCCTTAGAAGGCGGGGAAGCGCTTTTGCGCTGGCGTCATCCTGAGCAAAAAATAATTAGTCCCCAAGTGTTTATTGCCATCGCAGAAAAGCGTGGAATGATCGATGACATCGGCTTATGGGTGGCGCAGCAAGTGTGCAATGATGCGTCTCGATGGTTCTCGAACCAACTCGAATTTGGTCGCATATCGTTTAATTTATCGCCTGTCCAGTTGCGCAGCGAAGAGGGCATGAAAGCATTGCTGCAACAAGTTGACGAGAGCAAGGTGCCGCTGAGCTGTTTTGAAATAGAAATTACTGAATCGGCTTATATGGATGCATCGCCGCAGACATTAGCATTACTTGACTCCTATGTATCTGAAGGGATGGGGCTTGCTATCGATGATTTTGGTACGGGGTATTCTTCTTTGGTGGCTTTGCGTAAGTTAAGTGTTAGCCGCTTGAAAATAGACCAAAGCTTCGTAAAGGATATGTTGCTCGATCCCAATGAGGCGCTGATTGTCAGTGCAACGGTATCCTTAGGCCATGCATTGGGCTTGAATGTTGTCGCTGAGGGAGTAGAAACCGAAGAGCAATTAGAGAAATTATGCTCGCTTGGCTGTGATTCTGCACAAGGTTATTACTTGAATCGCCCTATGTCAGCCGAGTGCTTTGAATCCTTGTTACAACAAAAAAAGCAATAA
- a CDS encoding S49 family peptidase, with translation MSESDNHWGETRPEALQAQLDKASAKSEGKEWKLIEKLLNGLFVEQRRARRWGIFFKALTFLYLFGLLIMFWMGPSISSDLAKESEEHTAVIDINGPISASEEANADSIAWSLRKAFENEHSKAVVLRINSPGGSPVQSGYVYDEVKRLRALHPEKPLYAVIMDIGASGAYYIAASADEIYADKASLVGSIGVISSSFGFVDLMDKVGVERRALTAGSNKGFLDPFSPLKESDKAFWQTVLDTTHQQFIDQVKKGRGDKLVNDPDLFSGLVWTGEQALEKGLVDGLGSTGYVAREVVGVDNIVNYSPRMSPLDEVIDRFGISFGEAIANSLGLRQSYQLH, from the coding sequence GTGAGCGAAAGCGACAACCATTGGGGCGAAACACGACCAGAGGCTTTGCAGGCTCAATTAGATAAGGCGTCTGCAAAGAGCGAAGGTAAAGAATGGAAGCTCATAGAGAAGCTACTTAACGGATTATTTGTCGAACAGCGTAGAGCTCGCCGCTGGGGAATCTTTTTTAAAGCATTAACATTCCTCTATTTATTTGGGTTGCTCATTATGTTTTGGATGGGCCCTAGCATTTCATCAGACTTGGCAAAAGAGAGTGAAGAACATACGGCCGTAATCGATATTAACGGCCCAATATCTGCCAGTGAAGAAGCAAATGCCGATAGTATTGCATGGTCTTTGCGTAAGGCGTTTGAAAATGAACACTCAAAAGCCGTTGTTTTACGTATTAATAGTCCTGGTGGTAGTCCAGTACAGTCGGGTTATGTATACGATGAAGTTAAGCGTTTACGTGCGCTACATCCTGAAAAACCGCTTTACGCTGTGATAATGGATATTGGGGCATCAGGAGCCTACTACATAGCGGCCTCCGCTGATGAAATTTATGCCGATAAGGCTAGTTTGGTCGGGTCAATCGGGGTTATTTCTAGTAGCTTTGGTTTTGTTGATTTGATGGATAAAGTAGGCGTTGAGCGTCGAGCGCTCACAGCGGGCAGCAATAAAGGCTTTTTAGATCCATTTAGCCCATTGAAGGAAAGTGACAAAGCGTTTTGGCAAACGGTATTAGACACCACGCATCAGCAGTTTATTGATCAGGTTAAAAAAGGCAGGGGAGATAAACTAGTCAACGACCCGGACTTGTTTTCTGGTTTGGTGTGGACAGGTGAGCAAGCGCTAGAAAAAGGACTGGTTGATGGTTTAGGCAGTACTGGCTATGTCGCGCGTGAAGTGGTGGGAGTCGATAACATCGTTAACTATTCGCCTAGAATGAGCCCGTTAGATGAAGTCATTGATCGTTTTGGTATTTCGTTTGGCGAGGCAATTGCTAATTCATTAGGTCTGCGCCAATCCTATCAGTTACATTAA
- a CDS encoding alanine/glycine:cation symporter family protein translates to MQAIVDGLNSIIWSPALIYLCLGTGLFYSVLTRFVQVRMFGEMWRLLFSGSSSAKGISSFQALAVSLSGRVGTGNIAGVAAAIGFGGPGAIFWMWVVAFLGAATAYIESTLGQLYKEEHEGQYRGGPAFYFEKAMGQKWFAWIFAIATITACGLLLPGIQSNSIGNAAEIAFGAGGTISTSMGDLSVTKIMTAVAIVLILTFIIFGGVKRIASFTQIVVPFMALAYIVIACSVVALNIDQLPGVIGMILADAFTPQAGFGAAIGWGVKRGVYSNEAGQGTGPHAAAAAEVQHPAQQGLVQAFSVYIDTLFVCSATAFMILITGAYNVHGIGDTFIIQNLPATLAANSPAFTQAAVETVLPGVGEPFVALALFFFSFTTILAYYYIAETNLAYLKRTLKLPGFDFLLKVALLASTFYGAIKTANLAWGLGDVGVGLMAWLNIVGILVIFFMAKPALKALIDYEKQRKEGKDEYTFDPKSLDIEGADFWEKRFNKNK, encoded by the coding sequence ATGCAAGCGATAGTTGATGGCCTAAACAGCATCATCTGGAGCCCAGCACTGATTTATTTGTGTCTTGGCACCGGGCTTTTTTACTCCGTACTTACACGCTTTGTGCAAGTACGTATGTTTGGCGAAATGTGGCGTTTATTATTTTCAGGATCTAGCTCAGCCAAAGGTATTTCATCATTTCAGGCGTTAGCGGTTTCATTGTCTGGACGCGTTGGTACCGGGAATATTGCCGGTGTCGCAGCGGCAATTGGTTTTGGTGGCCCTGGTGCTATTTTTTGGATGTGGGTTGTGGCATTTTTGGGCGCCGCTACCGCTTATATCGAATCAACATTAGGCCAACTCTATAAAGAAGAGCACGAAGGCCAATACCGTGGTGGTCCAGCTTTTTACTTCGAGAAAGCGATGGGGCAGAAATGGTTTGCTTGGATTTTCGCGATTGCCACTATTACCGCCTGTGGGTTGCTGCTTCCTGGTATCCAGTCTAACAGTATCGGTAATGCTGCCGAGATCGCTTTTGGTGCAGGCGGCACGATAAGCACCTCGATGGGAGACCTGAGCGTTACTAAAATCATGACGGCTGTCGCGATTGTATTAATTCTCACGTTTATCATTTTTGGTGGAGTGAAGCGCATCGCCAGCTTTACTCAAATTGTTGTACCTTTTATGGCATTAGCCTATATCGTTATCGCTTGTTCGGTCGTGGCGTTAAACATAGATCAGCTACCGGGCGTTATTGGTATGATCTTAGCGGATGCTTTTACTCCACAAGCTGGATTTGGTGCGGCCATTGGTTGGGGCGTAAAACGCGGCGTATACTCTAACGAAGCAGGACAAGGTACAGGTCCTCACGCAGCAGCCGCTGCCGAAGTACAACACCCCGCGCAACAAGGTCTTGTTCAAGCCTTTTCTGTTTACATTGATACTCTATTTGTATGCTCAGCAACGGCCTTCATGATTCTGATCACGGGTGCTTATAACGTACATGGCATTGGGGACACGTTCATTATTCAGAACCTACCAGCCACACTGGCAGCAAACAGCCCCGCCTTCACTCAGGCCGCTGTTGAGACCGTTCTACCGGGTGTCGGCGAGCCATTTGTAGCACTCGCGCTGTTCTTCTTCTCATTTACCACTATTTTAGCGTACTACTATATAGCTGAAACGAACCTTGCTTACCTAAAGCGCACGCTTAAATTACCCGGGTTTGATTTCTTACTAAAAGTAGCTCTACTTGCCTCAACTTTTTACGGCGCAATTAAAACAGCGAACCTCGCGTGGGGACTCGGTGACGTGGGCGTTGGCTTGATGGCTTGGCTAAACATCGTTGGTATTTTAGTTATTTTCTTTATGGCTAAACCCGCGCTTAAAGCACTTATTGATTATGAGAAGCAGCGTAAAGAAGGTAAAGATGAATACACCTTCGACCCTAAATCTCTCGATATTGAAGGTGCAGATTTCTGGGAAAAACGTTTTAACAAAAACAAATAA
- a CDS encoding bifunctional diguanylate cyclase/phosphodiesterase produces the protein MDKEFESHAAKTSSPTTLERAYIDLVQNRSLWSDGLDHALKTVVKHCALCMQVSRCSIWQFTEHNKISCAQMYNAELQSYQTGKSLSILDLPIYFNAIKSSRVVDAHDAHQDTRTQELAADYLMPMGITSILDAAINNKGIIEGDVCFEHIGPQRHWSEDEKNFAASAADLAAQLYMYYAMKDNELRYKILFNQCADAVFISRNNTVIDCNETALEMFGCQRHDILGKHPAFYSPPHQADGADSFIKAQHHIHEALSGKHPIYDWLHTRLDGTPFFTRVKLSCVELNGQAHLIGTIHDVDAFHNAEQRIIELNTLQKAIVAGAKYAIISTDTDGIIQSFNPAAEQLLGYQHTEVINRMHVTSLLKKEEVSTRAPNLNAKLSSFSLRDPVTLTQYSDDQEWTYLHKNGTEIPVMLSITVLKDNDRKVVGYLGIAYDLTAWKKTERDLITYQKKLEHRANHDSLTGLPNRTQLHEDAKTQIQASESDQQLTSLMLLDLDRFKEINDTLGHHTGDLLLKALATQLQDVLQQYNATLYRLGGDEFAILYSSLNSLQQAYSLAQRLSDCIRQPIEAEGILLELAGSIGIAIYPTHGSNIHELLRCSDVAMYSAKRQSQSFTMYDNSLDSHSPRRLKMMAELGNAIRTNQLTLFFQPRIEVKTGLCVGCEALIRWNHPELGRVPPDEFIHLAEMSETIHALSHWVIEHAIQQIKIWQSVNINIPVAINLSARNLVDLSLPDTIETLLEQNNVESKWLEIEITESAFISDPGRAESVVNDINQLGISMAIDDFGTGYSSLSYLKRLPIQTLKIDRSFVDDMLQDEQDAAIVHSTIGLAHSFGLTVIAEGVENQDTLDALSALNCEHAQGFHICRPIPPDEFIQWFSQSLPTKSSL, from the coding sequence ATGGACAAGGAGTTTGAATCACACGCCGCTAAAACTAGCAGCCCTACGACGCTAGAGCGGGCCTACATAGATTTAGTTCAAAATCGCTCTTTATGGTCTGACGGGCTCGACCATGCATTAAAAACAGTTGTTAAGCACTGCGCACTTTGTATGCAAGTATCTCGCTGCAGCATTTGGCAATTTACTGAGCATAATAAAATTTCCTGCGCTCAAATGTACAACGCAGAACTACAAAGCTACCAAACTGGCAAGTCCCTTTCTATCCTCGACCTCCCTATCTATTTTAATGCTATTAAAAGTTCACGAGTCGTGGATGCGCACGATGCGCACCAAGATACCAGAACTCAGGAACTCGCCGCTGACTACCTTATGCCCATGGGTATCACTTCTATTTTGGATGCGGCTATTAATAATAAAGGGATCATTGAGGGAGATGTATGTTTTGAACACATTGGCCCTCAACGCCATTGGAGCGAAGACGAAAAAAACTTTGCAGCGTCAGCCGCCGATTTAGCCGCACAGCTGTATATGTATTACGCGATGAAAGACAACGAATTGCGTTATAAAATACTTTTTAATCAATGTGCAGATGCCGTATTTATATCCCGTAATAATACAGTGATTGACTGTAACGAAACGGCATTAGAAATGTTTGGTTGCCAACGGCATGATATTTTAGGTAAGCACCCTGCTTTTTATTCTCCTCCCCACCAAGCGGATGGCGCCGACTCTTTTATTAAAGCTCAACATCACATACACGAGGCCTTATCAGGAAAACACCCTATCTATGATTGGCTTCATACACGGCTAGACGGCACACCTTTTTTTACACGCGTAAAACTCTCTTGTGTGGAATTAAATGGACAAGCTCACCTCATAGGCACCATACATGACGTGGACGCCTTTCATAACGCAGAACAACGCATTATAGAGCTTAACACCTTACAAAAAGCCATTGTGGCCGGCGCTAAATACGCCATCATTTCTACCGATACAGATGGCATCATACAATCATTCAACCCAGCCGCTGAACAATTACTAGGCTATCAGCATACGGAAGTTATCAACCGCATGCATGTAACAAGCTTACTCAAAAAAGAAGAAGTCAGCACCAGAGCACCCAACCTGAACGCTAAATTATCCTCATTCTCACTACGGGACCCAGTCACGCTCACTCAATACTCTGACGATCAAGAGTGGACATACCTACATAAGAACGGTACTGAAATACCCGTTATGCTCTCCATCACCGTGCTCAAAGACAATGACCGCAAAGTGGTGGGCTATTTAGGTATTGCCTATGACTTAACGGCATGGAAAAAAACGGAAAGAGACCTAATTACTTATCAAAAAAAGCTGGAGCACCGGGCCAATCATGACTCGTTAACGGGGCTGCCAAATCGCACGCAACTGCATGAAGATGCTAAAACTCAAATACAAGCAAGCGAATCAGATCAGCAACTCACATCATTAATGCTTCTAGATCTTGACCGCTTTAAAGAAATCAACGACACCTTAGGACATCATACTGGTGACCTATTACTCAAAGCCCTTGCAACCCAACTACAAGACGTTTTGCAACAATATAATGCCACTTTGTACCGTCTTGGCGGCGACGAGTTTGCGATTCTATATTCATCGCTTAACTCACTTCAGCAAGCTTACAGTCTTGCACAACGGCTCAGCGACTGCATTCGACAACCTATAGAAGCGGAGGGTATTTTACTGGAATTAGCGGGAAGCATCGGCATCGCTATTTACCCCACACATGGCAGTAATATTCACGAGCTATTACGCTGTTCTGATGTCGCCATGTACAGCGCGAAACGACAATCACAAAGCTTTACTATGTACGACAACTCTCTTGACTCGCACAGCCCTCGCCGCCTCAAAATGATGGCAGAACTTGGCAATGCAATTCGTACGAACCAATTAACACTTTTTTTCCAACCCCGTATCGAAGTAAAAACAGGGCTATGTGTTGGATGCGAAGCCCTAATTCGCTGGAACCATCCCGAATTAGGGCGAGTGCCACCCGATGAGTTTATCCATTTAGCGGAGATGAGCGAAACAATACACGCGTTAAGTCATTGGGTAATCGAACATGCCATACAACAAATAAAGATTTGGCAATCCGTCAATATAAACATCCCTGTTGCTATTAATTTATCAGCCCGCAACCTTGTAGATTTATCGCTGCCTGACACAATTGAAACGCTACTCGAACAAAATAACGTTGAGAGTAAGTGGCTAGAAATAGAAATCACCGAAAGCGCTTTTATATCTGACCCGGGCCGGGCCGAATCAGTAGTGAATGATATTAATCAATTGGGTATTTCGATGGCGATAGATGATTTTGGTACCGGCTACTCATCCTTGAGCTACCTAAAACGTTTGCCCATACAAACCTTAAAAATTGACCGCAGCTTTGTAGACGATATGCTCCAAGATGAGCAAGATGCAGCGATAGTCCATTCTACCATTGGCTTGGCACACAGTTTCGGACTAACCGTAATTGCAGAAGGTGTGGAGAACCAAGACACGCTTGATGCGCTTTCAGCGTTGAACTGCGAACATGCACAAGGGTTTCATATATGCAGACCTATTCCACCTGACGAGTTTATTCAGTGGTTTTCGCAGTCATTGCCCACAAAATCGTCTTTGTAA
- a CDS encoding HAD-IA family hydrolase yields MYSLLIFDWDGTIIDSTGRIISSMQSAALEVGLDKPSEDTVREIIGLGLPEALQAMFPAITPRESDLMRERYAYHYIEGDSTPTALFPYVRETLENLRAKGYRLAVATGKNRRGLDRVLAQTELGHLFEITRCADETTSKPDPHMLHEILEQTGVAPEAAIMVGDTEFDMDMGRRAGVGRIAVSYGAHHIDRLYQYDPLLSMHHFNELEHWLTKKGDLA; encoded by the coding sequence ATGTATTCATTACTGATTTTTGATTGGGACGGCACAATTATTGATTCAACCGGTCGAATTATTTCTAGCATGCAGTCAGCGGCATTAGAGGTTGGGCTGGATAAACCATCAGAAGATACGGTTCGGGAAATAATTGGCTTGGGTTTGCCTGAAGCTTTGCAAGCAATGTTTCCAGCAATTACCCCGCGCGAATCAGATTTAATGCGTGAAAGGTATGCTTATCATTATATAGAAGGTGACAGTACACCAACGGCGCTTTTTCCTTATGTCCGGGAAACGCTGGAGAACTTGCGTGCCAAGGGGTACCGGCTTGCGGTGGCTACCGGCAAAAATCGGCGGGGCCTAGACCGTGTGTTGGCCCAAACGGAATTAGGTCATTTATTTGAAATAACGCGCTGTGCTGATGAGACAACCTCTAAACCCGACCCACATATGCTGCACGAGATTTTAGAGCAGACGGGAGTTGCTCCAGAGGCGGCGATCATGGTTGGGGATACCGAGTTCGATATGGATATGGGGCGACGAGCAGGGGTTGGGCGAATCGCTGTGAGTTATGGAGCGCATCATATAGATCGTTTATATCAATACGATCCTCTATTATCTATGCACCATTTTAATGAATTAGAACATTGGCTTACTAAAAAAGGAGATCTCGCGTGA
- a CDS encoding Maf family protein, translating into MQSLILASSSPYRREILDKLGLNYTHSSPDIDESAKPGESIPDLVKRLAEEKALAVAEQFPHGLIIGSDQAASLNNQILGKPHTSEKAFDQLKASSGQRITFYTGLAVFNADQQTMLSEAIPFTVHFRTLTDEQIRAYIEKEQPLNCAGSFKCEGLGIALFSKLEGDDPNTLIGLPLIKLISFLEQNQFSVL; encoded by the coding sequence ATGCAATCACTGATTTTAGCCTCTAGTTCACCTTACAGACGTGAAATCCTCGACAAATTAGGCTTGAATTACACCCATTCAAGTCCTGATATTGACGAGTCAGCAAAACCTGGAGAGTCTATACCAGATTTGGTAAAACGACTGGCCGAAGAAAAAGCACTTGCCGTAGCTGAACAGTTTCCTCATGGCTTAATTATAGGCTCTGATCAAGCCGCCAGCCTAAACAATCAAATTTTAGGGAAGCCACATACCTCAGAAAAAGCTTTCGACCAGCTGAAAGCCTCTAGCGGCCAACGAATAACGTTCTATACAGGCTTAGCGGTATTTAATGCAGACCAGCAAACCATGCTCAGCGAGGCTATTCCGTTTACTGTGCATTTTCGTACATTAACCGATGAGCAAATAAGAGCCTATATCGAAAAGGAGCAGCCACTGAACTGTGCAGGCAGCTTTAAATGCGAAGGGCTAGGCATCGCACTTTTTTCAAAACTGGAAGGTGATGACCCAAATACGCTTATTGGCTTACCACTAATTAAGCTAATTAGCTTCCTAGAACAAAATCAATTCTCTGTATTATAA